In Xanthomonas sacchari, a genomic segment contains:
- the ccmA gene encoding heme ABC exporter ATP-binding protein CcmA, with amino-acid sequence MTDPLYTPPPLLAAHGLTFARDDAAVFGPLDFHLDAGEALLVQGDNGAGKTTLLRVLVGLLRAEAGRIEIDGHPVRRGDRARFMAYLGHLGALKADLSTLENLHYLCGLQGRRAKQMPGSALAIVGLAGYEDTLVRQLSAGQKKRLALARMWLSPAPLWLLDEPYANLDLDGITLVNRMIAAHLRSGGAALVTTHGAYAAPPVRTRMLSLSGVAA; translated from the coding sequence ATGACCGATCCGCTGTACACCCCGCCACCGCTGCTGGCCGCGCACGGGCTCACGTTCGCCCGCGACGACGCCGCGGTATTCGGGCCGCTGGACTTCCACCTGGATGCCGGCGAGGCGCTGCTGGTGCAGGGCGACAACGGCGCCGGCAAGACCACCCTGCTGCGGGTGCTGGTCGGCCTGCTGCGCGCCGAGGCCGGGCGCATCGAGATCGACGGCCATCCGGTGCGGCGCGGCGACCGCGCCCGCTTCATGGCCTACCTGGGCCACCTGGGCGCGCTGAAGGCGGATCTCAGCACCCTGGAGAACCTGCATTACCTGTGCGGGCTGCAGGGGCGCCGGGCCAAGCAGATGCCCGGCAGCGCGCTGGCCATCGTCGGCCTGGCCGGCTACGAGGACACGCTGGTGCGGCAGTTGTCGGCCGGGCAGAAGAAGCGCCTGGCGCTGGCGCGGATGTGGCTGTCGCCGGCACCGCTGTGGCTGCTCGACGAGCCCTACGCCAACCTCGACCTGGACGGCATCACCCTGGTCAACCGCATGATCGCCGCGCACCTGCGCAGCGGCGGCGCGGCCCTGGTCACCACCCACGGCGCCTACGCCGCGCCGCCGGTGCGCACGCGCATGCTGAGCCTGAGCGGAGTCGCCGCATGA
- the ccmB gene encoding heme exporter protein CcmB, whose product MSLAAPVPSLWQATRALLLRDLRLLWRRRGDALQPALFALLIVALFALALGNQPRLLGEVAGAALWLAVLLAGLLALDSLFRSDAEDGSLEQWLLAPVPLAWLVLVRVLLHWATTALPLIVAAPLLGELLHLPHDRMPVLLASLTLGTPLLSLLGAVVAALTVGMKRAGILVALLALPLYVPVLVFGAGSVAAAAQGLDPAGGLLLLAAGLVAGLVLAPLAAAAAIRISLS is encoded by the coding sequence ATGAGCCTGGCCGCGCCCGTTCCCTCCCTGTGGCAGGCCACCCGCGCGCTGCTGCTGCGCGACCTGCGCCTGCTGTGGCGGCGCCGCGGCGACGCGCTGCAGCCGGCGCTGTTCGCCCTGCTGATCGTGGCCCTGTTCGCGCTGGCGCTGGGCAACCAGCCGCGCCTGCTCGGCGAAGTGGCCGGTGCCGCGCTGTGGCTGGCGGTGCTGCTGGCCGGCCTGCTGGCGCTGGACAGCCTGTTCCGCAGCGACGCCGAGGACGGCTCGCTGGAGCAATGGCTGCTGGCGCCGGTGCCGCTGGCCTGGCTGGTGCTGGTGCGGGTGCTGCTGCACTGGGCCACCACCGCATTGCCGCTGATCGTGGCCGCGCCGCTGCTGGGCGAATTGCTGCACCTGCCGCATGACCGCATGCCGGTGCTGCTGGCATCGTTGACCCTGGGAACGCCCTTGCTGAGCCTGCTCGGCGCGGTGGTCGCGGCGCTGACGGTGGGCATGAAGCGCGCCGGCATCCTGGTCGCGCTGCTGGCCTTGCCGCTGTACGTGCCGGTGCTGGTGTTCGGTGCCGGCAGCGTGGCGGCGGCGGCGCAGGGCCTGGACCCGGCCGGCGGCCTGCTGCTGCTGGCCGCGGGCCTGGTCGCCGGCCTGGTGCTGGCGCCGCTGGCGGCGGCCGCGGCGATCCGCATCTCGCTGAGCTGA
- the ccmC gene encoding heme ABC transporter permease CcmC, whose translation MASLVRWFHQLGSPPTFDRFAARWTPWCYLAALLLAGVGIWQALFVVPADRLQSDAFRILYIHVPSAWMSLFVFGLMAVYAAIAQVWRIKLCEILAMACAPIGAAFTLITLLTGSIWGKPMWGAWWDWDPRLTTELILLFLYIGVMGLYLAIEDRRNAARAAGLLAIVGVVLLPVIRYSVVWWNSLHQGQTIRLFGQSSMDPSMLPPLWLMVAATKFWFAGSLLARARADNLRREAGKDWVTQLAEARG comes from the coding sequence ATGGCCTCTCTCGTCCGCTGGTTCCACCAACTCGGTTCGCCGCCGACCTTCGACCGCTTCGCGGCGCGCTGGACCCCGTGGTGCTACCTGGCGGCGCTGCTGCTGGCCGGCGTGGGCATCTGGCAGGCACTGTTCGTGGTGCCGGCCGACCGCCTGCAGAGCGACGCCTTCCGCATCCTCTACATCCACGTGCCCAGCGCCTGGATGAGCCTGTTCGTGTTCGGCCTGATGGCCGTGTACGCGGCCATCGCCCAGGTCTGGCGGATCAAGCTGTGCGAGATCCTGGCCATGGCCTGCGCGCCGATCGGCGCCGCCTTCACCCTGATCACCCTGCTGACCGGCAGCATCTGGGGCAAGCCGATGTGGGGCGCCTGGTGGGACTGGGACCCGCGCCTGACCACCGAACTGATCCTGCTGTTCCTGTACATCGGCGTGATGGGCCTGTACCTGGCGATCGAGGACCGGCGCAACGCCGCGCGCGCGGCCGGGCTGCTGGCCATCGTCGGCGTGGTGCTGCTGCCGGTGATCCGCTATTCGGTGGTGTGGTGGAACTCGCTGCACCAGGGCCAGACCATCCGCCTGTTCGGCCAGTCCAGCATGGACCCGAGCATGCTGCCGCCGCTGTGGCTGATGGTGGCCGCGACCAAGTTCTGGTTCGCCGGCTCGCTGCTGGCGCGCGCGCGCGCCGACAACCTGCGCCGCGAGGCCGGCAAGGACTGGGTGACGCAGCTGGCGGAGGCGCGCGGATGA
- the ccmD gene encoding heme exporter protein CcmD, with amino-acid sequence MNYLPYVVGAYAVFAGVLLADFVLARLQVRAALRAARLRAQRKRQAKAEPAPPLELSR; translated from the coding sequence ATGAACTACCTGCCCTACGTGGTCGGTGCCTACGCGGTGTTCGCCGGGGTGCTGCTGGCCGATTTCGTGTTGGCGCGCCTGCAGGTGCGCGCGGCGCTGCGGGCCGCGCGGCTGCGCGCGCAACGCAAGCGCCAGGCCAAGGCCGAACCGGCGCCGCCGCTGGAGCTGAGCCGATGA